A section of the Pseudomonas fluorescens genome encodes:
- a CDS encoding amidotransferase produces the protein MSLRVCILETDILRPELVDQYQGYGQMFQRLFSQQPIAAEFIVYNVMQGDYPADSEVFDAYLVTGSKADSFATDPWIETLKAYLLNRYERGDKLLGICFGHQLLALLLGGKSERASQGWGVGIHNYQLAAKAPWMSPVVEELTLLISHQDQVTALPENATVIASSDFCPFAAYHINDQVLCFQGHPEFIHDYSRALLDIRQLNLGEQIYRQGVASLAHDHHGVTVAEWMMRFVAHKPQVA, from the coding sequence ATGTCGCTACGCGTCTGCATTCTGGAAACCGATATCCTGCGTCCAGAACTGGTCGATCAATATCAAGGTTACGGGCAGATGTTCCAGCGTCTGTTTTCGCAGCAGCCGATTGCCGCCGAGTTCATCGTCTACAACGTGATGCAAGGTGACTATCCGGCTGACAGTGAAGTGTTCGACGCGTACCTCGTCACGGGCAGCAAGGCGGACTCCTTTGCCACCGACCCGTGGATCGAAACCCTCAAGGCCTACCTGTTGAACCGCTACGAGCGGGGCGACAAGCTGCTCGGTATCTGTTTTGGCCATCAACTGCTGGCGCTGCTGCTGGGCGGCAAGAGCGAGCGCGCAAGCCAGGGCTGGGGCGTGGGCATCCACAACTATCAACTGGCTGCCAAAGCGCCGTGGATGAGCCCGGTGGTGGAGGAACTGACCCTATTGATCAGCCACCAGGACCAGGTCACGGCATTGCCGGAAAACGCCACGGTGATTGCCTCCAGCGATTTCTGCCCGTTTGCCGCTTATCACATCAATGATCAGGTCCTGTGCTTCCAGGGGCACCCAGAATTTATCCACGATTACTCCCGGGCCTTGCTCGACATTCGCCAACTCAACCTGGGCGAGCAGATCTACCGGCAAGGCGTCGCCAGCCTTGCACACGACCACCACGGCGTCACCGTGGCGGAATGGATGATGCGCTTTGTGGCTCACAAACCGCAGGTTGCCTGA